The DNA segment cctgtatttccttttctagaacccgaagtgtgttctagatttatgattttattttgaatatcctttaggtttccaagaatttattcttgtttcttaaggatttttTCAATTTTCCGAGGTATTTcgtacagctgattgctgtaatattgtatcgtcttttgaatttctctaagatctccggagagtttagaggaatctggggtaatctctaaaaattaagagttagaaatcattttttctttatctcttcaaaattaaaagcattaatcacaacctgttgtaagtaatatattgtgaatagattaacttatttataggatttcatatgaataaaatcctcttgattcaaaccttcgtttgaaatcatcttaaaaaaaaaatcttctcctcaacaaagaaaagcatgaattaacgaataatattatgtctgaataattaacctaaggctttgataccatttttatggaataattctttgtaccatgaataagcacaaaatctttagattttagcataaagtctttagatttttagcataaaaaatcataaatccagtacaagaattaaataattaaatatttaagttttggggtCCTAGGAAGCTATTTCAAAGAATCTTATGGGTAGAGAGTTAGGGCAAAATCAAGTTTGAATTTGGGGATTTATCACCAATTTACTCAATTTGCGAACCCCAAGGGGATGGCTGTGATTGTCAGACATTTGTTttctataatatataatattggaATATATATCAGATTAAATTGTCCAAATTTTCAGTTCAAAGAATTGCAATGCTTCACAATAATTAATGTCACTCCAACGActtctctcaaaaaaaaatgtCACTCCAACGACGATAAAAACATCGTATCTGAGCTGTATCAcgtataatatttaaaattttgatttgattttaaaattaGACAAACGCGGGCATTTTGATTTGTAATTTGGTTTTTGCTTATTCACCAAACCCGAAAAAACCAAATTTTATTGAAATTCACTTTTTATACATTTGTGCTCGAttcttttgatatattttttcttttcatttttcttcGTGTATATAGACTTTTGTGGAACAAAAATTTTATTCGACCCACTTTCATGAAAAAACTagatcgatttttttttttttgcttcaaaatttaaatctatTGGTATAACTTCAACTCGATCGTTTGGAAATGAAATAAATGATCGATCAAGTTTATATCAGTCTTTCTAAATGGGGCTTTTCCGCATAGTCATAATTAAACTGACTAAACCAAAATTATGCATAAAAAGGACTCCCTTCAACTTGTATtggattttatgaaaaataactCATGCTCAACCAACCTAATTCGTTTATATCAGAAATTAGGAATGTTCGAACGTGGattgatttgttttgttttgttttgttttgaatttaattttatttttttttctaaattttgaATCAAATTAACATATTCAGCTACAATGTATGTCCAGGTTAAACAACAATTGACACAAGATACCTGAATTGTTATatactttaaaatattagaGTTACATAATTATCATTAACTATAATTTTTGGGTAAAACATCAATCGTTTGATCTTATGgtgaatataataattaatgttACGTGTTTGATTATCATGGATTgtaaaattgcaattattgagaaaaatattattgaaATGCAACAATTGTCCGTGTTACAAGAGATATAACGACGATTGGATTAttatacaatttaaaatataaaaattacgtAATTATCATTTTATATTGCTTTGATAAAATGAAAAATGTTTAATATTATTACACaaccaagttttttttttttttttttgcttttgttgAATTTGAAAACTAATCCAAATCGTAAACGACTACGAATGGAGTGAAAATATACTGTTTTCAGTTTCCCATTTAGATTGGGTTGATTCAGTTTCTAAGCATAAAACATCCTtgctttaattttattattataaagtcACTACATAATGTCAAAAGAGATTTCTCAGTGTTGCCGGTTCGATcttcgtgtggagcatatttcttgatgaaatattgtggggtatgcTATTGGGGTTGAACCATGTTGCTTCTTCCTTTAGATCTCTGCTGCTCGTGCACATCTCTCAATTTAACCTCAGCATGAGCCAATGAGTCTTTGATTCATGTGAAATGGGATCTCATTCgggtcaactttttttttttttaagtgatAACGagggaaaaaaaattcaaatttaattatttttatccggttatttttttttataaaaaatcctTAGTAAATTGGAATTGAAGAAAGTTAACCCAAAAGTCTCCATTAAATTatcctttttattattatgtttgTATTTCCGTAAAAGACAGATAGATTTGACATTCCATTGAGGTCTGATTAGATTCGTCAGTAGAAAGCAAATGGGTAAATTGCTTTACCCCCTCAACTTAATTTATTTGTCACGCCAACCATCGTATTTTTTTTTTGCGGAATGCCTCATAAACTATAAATGTTTTTGCAGTTTCATCCATTTGacgtaaaacaaaaaaaattataacaatGATTAATAAATACGATCTGATTTTTACCATGAAAATGATCGACCTTTTCTATATTtggcataaaaattaatattttaatagaaaaaagaaaaaaaatttatgtgtgTTTTAAATAAGATATTTATCTTACAAAATTGACATGTAATGTCATACCATCTTACATACGTTTttatgataaataaataatgaaaaaaagGCTCCATTAGATAATTTACACCTCTGTATGGGAGAATTCATGACATATATTTCTCTCCATCCCACATTATTTTGAGACTGTGGAACGAGAGGAGCCCTCATTTTAAGTCGTCATCAATTTTGCcagtaattttattttgatacCAAATTTGTAGATCCCATTTTGTTGAGCGCATGTCCAATGAACCTAGATCTTGATGCCTCTTGCTAGAAAAATTGATCCACGTTTTGATCTTGTTGAGCTAAAAACATTGACTCAAGCAAATTAaaatagtgtttgagagagttttTAGAAAaccttttttttaacaaaattttgaatgaatGAAGAAACAGATTCCAAAGAAATACAAATAGTTTTCAATAACAAGAAACTATTACTAACTGCTCCAACGATTACTTGTTGATGTTGAGCTTTTTCGCACTTAAAATCTTTGATCACTTCATCATCCACTTCATGTAAAagaattgattaaaaaaaaatttggatatAGAAATTTCTAAATatttctctaaaaaataacagaATTATTTCCGTTAAGATGGTTGTTGGATTTTGACCCAACTCTCTATTTATTTTTCGGCACATAAATCCCAAGGTTCTTTTTTTTATATCCCCTCTCCAGCCCTAAGCAAAATAGTGAGCGTTCAATTGATTCCTTCTGCTTCTAAGTGAGGCTGCCGATCTGCGAGAAAAGGTAGAGCGTTGCTTATCCCTTCTTCTGTGTGAAGTGAGGCCGCCAGCGAGTGATTGTGAGAGTGCAAAATAGAGTGAAGGTTGCTTTGTGGGCTTCCTCCTTCGTGACTGAGTGCTTGTGTGCTGCTGCCCTCTCTCTCTTGTTCTCATTTTGTTTGTGGGATTTCTACTTTGTAGGGCATTGAGCGTATATATGCTTGGAAAACCTTTTTGGTCTTCGTCGTGGTTCGCTGGTGATATTGGAGAGGTCATATCAGTGCATCTGAGCCCCGGTTTCTTGATATATCTTATATTGattgctgatattttttttttgctttgtgCAGGTTGAACGTAGGTGCCAAAAAAGGAGAACCAGTTAAGATGACGATGAGCTGGACGGTGGCAGAAGTGTATATCTAACAAAGGCTAGTGCTACCATTGGGCAAATCTATAGTTTGGGTGTTGGATGCACCTTTTTATTCTTATATCATGACAACACAAATCTCcacaataaattatatttgtaCATGAGGAGCTTCACATACTTCACTATCAATCGTGTTGTAAGCAATGAGCCCAAATTAgccaaattttcagaaaaaataagttttaaataaaaaatacttgATATGAATTAAAGTTATTTTAAAACATTGGTGTAATCagttaacaaaaaaattttatgaagataactataaataaaacataaaaattttattgagtattttttaaaaaatataataatacaaACCTAATCTGGTTTCCGAGTTAAATTTGTTTTGTTGGTTGGTTTGTTTAATAGAAATATTGTTAACCCCAAGGCTCCCAACTatcattgttgttgttgttgttatattaTTTAGAGGATATTTGACTAAATTTATTCAAAATAGCTTATGAGTTGCCAGAGTTTATAAGAAAAAGCTTATAATAAGTTGTcatgatttattttaaaaattaaactgGTAAAGTGtttgtataaatttttttaaataaattattgatgttgatgtgtttgtaATAGTAAACATTTTTATAGTCAAAATTACcaataaaagttaaaattctatgaatgtaaattaaaatagttttagaattttaataatttaaaacctatattataaaaaaaagaaaactatttcttattttaattaaaaaaattgatattattttgaatgtttttaataaaaaaatttaatatttaatgagtgAAGGACATGATGAAGATTTCTGAAAAGATACATTAATATTTTAGAGAagtaaaatgttaaaataagatattttttttaaaaaaaatatggttAATTACcacaattttttaaaacatcttaTAAGTTGTCATGTAGTAGCTCGATTtctaattaagttaatcaatTATATAAACATGTTTAATTGGTCAAAACATGTTTTAAAAAATCTTCATTTGAGATTATAGAGTtgaaaatcggattcaaaataataagaaatagTCCAAAGGGTTTCAAGTTATCggacagttcggaagctccgcaGCGCAGTTCGGAAGGCAATGTACAAGATGGGAGGCACCGAGCAGTTTGTATGTTCCGAAATgcagatcggaaggtccgatcgcttttttataaaaataattatgggCTTTCTGATTCGTGATTTGATTCGAGGGAGTTTAGAAGTCCCGAACCcaagttcggaagatccgaactctAGAGAAAAAGTGGGTTGTCCAATCAAAGGACACGCTTTCGGTGGCTAGATATCGAAGCTCTAACTgagagatcgaaagctccgaagtgcGTTTGGAAGCTCCActagggatcggaagttccgaactccGCCTACAAAAAGAGGGTCAAAACAGCCATTTTCCTTGCTCATTGCAACTTTATCTCTCTCGTTTCTAGTGGGTTTTTGAGGGCTTTTAAGCGTCAGTTCGAGGGTCGGACGATAGCAAGACGCTATCGGGATCGTAACGGAGTTGTGCCTAGAGTTTGGGGTCATCGCCATCAATGGGCTGACGACGGGCGCAAGTATATTGTTAGGCTCTGATTAGCTTCTAGGAGTAGCTATTAatctagttaagacttttagtacGTAATTAGAGATATGGTGCTTACTTTCTTATAGGCTTGGAATTGAGTATCCGAGTTGCTAGATTTCTTgagtagaggtacggacgtactatccgagatatcctggttgagtatgcatgttatatttttgcatgtttatatggcatgtttttatgtgcatatattatgtcatgattattatgctgcatacattatcatgttgagcatGTACCTTGATATAACTCATAGTGAGGTCGCTCAACCCCGAGTTCttgagtggatggttggactcGTTGGTTGCGGGATCAAGTCACCGATATCCACAATTTTATTCTGGTGTGTGAgctgttgcgtgtttttcgcttGCAAGCatacgatgtcaagttataatatagaaattaagtccaagtcgatccacagagaatgaataaaatgatattatattaaatatttgtagctaataaaattttaatcctatgtagagctacgatgATGGTTTGAgtttaaataactaaaatttgcaataaataaaattaattaacgacGAGTTCGCAAGacaaaaattcaataagagatgAATTCTAGAGGTTCGATTTCACTTAATTATCCACCAGTTTAATTCCTAAAGAAATCTATAtaataaattcttctagtttactaACCGAGAATTACTAatattttctacttcatttctcaAGTGACAAGTAGAAATTCGTATCTAATATTAAAATCAATATTTCTATCAAAGTTTAGATATCAAATTCGGTAAAAAACACAATAATTCTTACAATGGCTTCAATGGAGTTATAGGCCTCTCGAACTTTATAAACACCAACGATGGATTTTCTTACGATCCTATTAAAAAATTGTCTCTCTCGAGTTctagattttaaataaatataataattaaactaGTGATCAGTTAATTGTATGCAATTaattcaggaaaacacaaataaactggatgaagaattctaatatatcaatcaaaatatcaaaaacatgatttcaagtcaagctacatcgtccctctagacaaagaaattagttcataatgaaaataaaaatcaaagtaatcatgttcttgaacatcgttcaaaaattaggagaaagaaagaaataaaaacGAAGGTAGATGATGCTTATCCGTCTCCGATAGTCGCTTTGTCCGTCTTTGTGCCAAGAATGCTTCTTCTCCCTTCTCCTTGGCCTCTAGCCTTCTCTAGCCTTTGAATTTCTGGCAAACCCTCCTTTTTTCACGTAAATAATCAAAGCAATCCTTTTAAAATACGAGAAataaaagtttccaaaaatacggCACgcagggcgcgggtgcgctgaTAGGAGGGCGCGGGTGCCCTGATCGGCATCAGATTTTTTGGAAATGGGAGGCTACAGGGCACGAGTGCGCCGGTtcagggcgcgggtgcgctgcAGTGCATCTAGCTCGCGCAGCatgttttcaaaaatcatatcttgagttctagccatcagattgagctgaaattttgacagcagctttaaaacattcTAGACTTCAATTTGAACattgaagatcggatttggttgTTTCTAGCAGGTCCAGTAATTTTGTAAACTTTGCAGCTCCGTAATTCCTTCTTCTGCTTCTTCTTGTTAATTAGCTTCCAAttcttgcatctcacaaaaacaacaaaaaatacgcataaaatccactcaatacatcacaaaagccaagtaaaatcatatgcaaattaagtgcataaaatgcacttatcgaatcccccaaacttagacttttgctagtcccgagcaaaataaTAATGAGTAATATAATCGGCCTCCTaatttttacattccaagattcaatacacacatcctataatttttttaagatttcttatgtgtgtgtgatttgccaatcttgtctattctcctcgctttcgatacactaatgcaacaagtttgtttcatagattcatcaattccgctctctagtttcaaaacactctccaccaagttcaacttctactcactaagatcaaaaggacttttcaaggtatatcaaagatttttcataacatCGTTGGATTTTGCACCCAGTTTTATTTTAGCCCCATAAATTATCCGTAAATTTAGCTATAACTAAAAATaagattcggatttcaatccccacgtctatagcccggatgaagcatcaaccccattttttcccgcaaacttagccatggattggtgattaggatttcaatccctttccaggcccggatggagttgtaaaaaaaaaaaattctctgtTACTTTTGCAACTTTCTAGCTACtcaatgaattcaataaattttcctaaatcatttctaagctcGTATTAGTCTACCTTGGTCTTGAGTATAAATCATCAAAGTGTAGAATCGAATCATCCAATCcactcacaaaatcacaaagcttctctAATCACTAGGATGTCAACAATCAAGGCATAGTAAAAttttgtgagaactcaagattaaatatagctaacactgACCTTTTagtacaaaaaaattatttttatcataggtcaacacaattacaacatcatgcctttaactcaaactaacttatcaaaaattttcaaaatttttaaacaacaccccccccccccccccaaacttaaattgtgcattgtcctcaatgtacaaaaGTTCAATAACAAGAACGGAGGAATGCACATACCTGTGGCATGATCGTCAGTAGTCATAGTCCATCATCATTCTGGGTGTAGGTGCGTTGGTAGCCGATATTTCTCACAAATTCTAGGAACTAGAGTAGAAAATTCAATGTTAGCGCGTGAACAATACATGCTacaattaaactaaataaaatttaaataaaaaaacttaaaattactaaatcaaaaacaaaaacaaaataaaatttggattgcctcccaaaaagcgcttggtttaaagtcgtcagcctgACTTGACGTTGATTTTAGCCAATTGCTGTCACTTTATTGGAggttttgttctttttttttcaccctccaaacatactcAAAAATAATCTTGGACTTAGCTTTCTTTTTCATCTTCTTTTCCACCTTTGGATCTCGCCCACTCTTCAACTCTATTTCTACACCAAAACTATTCACAGaagaatcaaataaatcaatgcGATTACAAGCACGTACCTCATcttgataattaattttattataaatattaaaagtgACCGCTTCAACACCAACTCGTAGAGTTAATTCACCCTCCTGCACATCAATTAAAGCTCTTCCAGTTGCCAAGAATGGTCGTCCCAAAATTATAAGAATATCTTGATCTTCTTCCATGTCAAGCACTACAAAgtcagcaggaaaaataaatttatctacttttaccaataCATTCTCCACAATATCGCGAGGATAAGTCAGAGAACGGTCAGCCAACTGCAAAGTTATCGTGGTCGGCTTCACTTCGCCAAGCTCCAAGGCcttgaaaataaacaaagtcattaaattaatactgcaCCTAAATAACATAATGCCCTATTAACAGTTGCACCACCAATAATACAAGGAATATTAAAACTCACTGgatctttcaatttttgtggtAGTTTCTTTTGCAGGATGGTGCTGCACTATTCGGTCAACTTCACCGTCTCAAATTCTTCAAACTTTCTCTTCCTTGCCATCACATCCTTCTTGAATTTTGCATAGTGTGGCgtctgctccaaagcatcagcgaatggaatatttatatgaattttcttgaagatgtcaagaaacttagaaaatTTCTCATCCAACTCTTTTTTCTTGAACCGCTGTGGATATGGCAGAACAGGTTTTGACACATGCGGTTTCTCAGGAACAACTGCAGACTTTCTGGAATTTTTACTGACAAATTTTTCAGATTCAACCTCAATTTCCTCAACTTCATCACTATCCACTACCTTTGGGTCATCAACCCCAACTTCTTTACCACTTCTCAAAGTAATAACTTTACATTTCTCCCTTGGATTCACCTTAGTATTGCTAGAAAATGCCCCTCTCTACTAATTATTCAATGCATTTGCCAATTGACCaatttgtgtttcaagatttttcataaAAGTGCTCACATTGGTCAAGTCCGTCTCCATACTCTCAAGCCTATTCTCATTCCTCTTAAATCTTGTGGATGACTCCGAAATAAAATTATTCACCAAATCTTCCAAAGATGGCCTACCCTCACCATTCTGAGTATTGAACCCCGGTgtaggattcaacacattctttttgtttgcataggaaaaattttcatgattgcGCAAATTAGGGTGATATTGATTGGGTGcaggattacctcgatagttATTGAAATTTCTGTTGTTCACATACTGAGCTTTCTCCACACTATCAAATACATTAACAAAATTTATGGCAGTCGCCAGTGATGCTGACTCGGTTGAACTTTGATTCCCTTTGGTCAGCGCAGCCAAttgtgtagaaatagtagccatTTGAGCAGTCTAGGTCGTGAACGCATCAACTTCATGAATTCCGGTAGGTTCCTTATAACAGATCTCTCACTTGGCCACTGATAGCTATTAATAGTCATCTGTTCCATCATCTCATAAGCCTTCGCacgaaatttagaaaatattgatcCCCCAGCAGCAGCATCCACAAAAATACAAGTtggcccattcaaaccattgtaaaaTAATTCTATCTGCTCCAAATTTACAAAATTATGGTTTGGGCACTTTCGTATTAATTCTTTGTAGCGCTCCCAAGCTTCATATAATTGCTCAAAATCTTGCTGTCTAAATGTAGTGATCTCAATTTTCAGTGGGGCAGACTTGTCAGGTGGAAAATACTTGGACAGAAATTTAGAAGCCATGTCAACCCATGTAGTAATACTCCTAAGAGGCAGTGACTGTAACCAACTACGAACATTGTCCCTAAGAAAATACGGGAACAATCGTAGTCTGCtggtgtcctcagtaacaccatgaatttTCACCGTGTCAGCAATCTCCAAAAAATTGCGTAGATTCaaatttggatcttcagtagctgcacccctAAACTGATTCTTctgcaccatattaatcaatgttggattcaactcaaaattattagcaGTGATATTTTGCCGAGAAATTCCAGAATAATGATTATTGATCACCGGTCTAAAGTGATCTCTAGTTTGAACCGGATCGATATTTTCTCCTCTTTCTCTTTCATCAACCATTTGTTTCAACTCCTCTCTTCTAGATTTTCTCAAGgctttagcagttttctcgatttccagatcaaagagcagtgagtcgtaactttggATTTTTCGCATAAATTGCATAAACAagagagaaaattttaaaattagaaccaacaaaataaaataaaatgctctaaatcaaaattaatacTAATTAgcaaaatttaatataaatcaaataaaattcattccccggcaacgacgccaaaaacttgttgcgtgtttttcgctcaAGCGAAcaatgtcaagttataatataggaattaagtccaagtcgatcccacagagaatgaataaaatgatattatattaaatatttgcaactaataaaatcttaatcctatgtagagctacgatgATGGTTTGAgtttaaataactaaaatttgctataaataaaattaattaacgacGAGTTTGCAAGAtagaaattcaataagagatgAATTCTAGAGTTTTGATTTTACTTGACT comes from the Henckelia pumila isolate YLH828 chromosome 1, ASM3356847v2, whole genome shotgun sequence genome and includes:
- the LOC140862331 gene encoding uncharacterized protein; translation: MVDERERGENIDPVQTRDHFRPVINNHYSGISRQNITANNFELNPTLINMVQKNQFRGAATEDPNLNLRNFLEIADTVKIHGVTEDTSRLRLFPYFLRDNVRSWLQSLPLRSITTWVDMASKFLSKYFPPDKSAPLKIEITTFRQQDFEQLYEAWERYKELIRKCPNHNFVNLEQIELFYNGLNGPTCIFVDAAAGGSIFSKFRAKAYEMMEQMTINSYQWPRNQSSTESASLATAINFVNVFDSVEKAQYNVLNPTPGFNTQNGEGRPSLEDLVNNFISESSTRFKRNENRLESMETDLTNRGAFSSNTKVNPREKCKVITLRSGKEVGVDDPKVVDSDEVEEIEVESEKFVSKNSRKSAVVPEKPHVSKPTPHYAKFKKDVMARKRKFEEFETALELGEVKPTTITLQLADRSLTYPRDIVENVLVKVDKFIFPADFVVLDMEEDQDILIILGRPFLATGRALIDVQEGELTLRVGVEAVTFNIYNKINYQDEVRACNRIDLFDSSVNSFGVEIELKSGRDPKVEKKMKKKAKSKIIFEYVWRVKKKEQNLQ